The Panicum virgatum strain AP13 chromosome 5K, P.virgatum_v5, whole genome shotgun sequence genome has a window encoding:
- the LOC120706904 gene encoding hydroxyethylthiazole kinase, translating into MDAGAKEQRDPAWWGRRAWSLLSAVRARAPLVQCVTNLVSMDIAANALLAAGASPAMVHSLREVPDFTPRCDAVYVNVGTLSEDWLPSMRAAASAGRPWVLDPVAAAASGFRMEACLELLALRPAVVRGNASEILALADRSVPAASNFKGADSSHESVDALEAAKSLALSSGSVVAVSGAVDFITNGEQVVGASNGVPMMQKITATGCAVTALIAAFVAIEPSDALVAAACALAVFGLAGEIGMESSKGPASLRMHLIDALYCLDEEMVTSRVTIALRP; encoded by the exons ATGGACGCCGGCGCGAAGGAGCAGAGGGACCCGGCGTGGTGGGGCCGCCGAGCGTGGTCGCTCCTCTCGGCCGTCCGCGCGCGGGCGCCGCTGGTGCAGTGCGTCACCAACCTGGTCTCCATGGACATCGCCGCCAACGCGCTCCTCGCGGCGGGGGCGTCCCCGGCCATGGTCCACTCCCTCCGCGAGGTGCCCGACTTCACCCCGCGCTGCGACGCCGTGTACGTCAACGTTGGCACGCTCTCCGAGGACTGGCTCCCCTCTATgcgcgccgcggcctcggccggccggccatgggtgCTCGaccccgtggccgccgccgcttccgggTTCCGAATGGAGGCCTGCCTTGAGCTGCTTgcgctccgccccgccgtcgtCAGGGGTAACGCCTCCGAGATCCTCGCGCTCGCCGACCGCTCGGTACCCGCCGCGTCCAACTTTAAG GGTGCCGACAGTTCACATGAGTCTGTGGACGCCCTTGAAGCTGCAAAATCGTTAGCACTGTCCAGCGGCTCTGTCGTTGCGGTATCCGGAGCTgttgatttcatcaccaatgggGAGCAGGTTGTCGGCGCAAGCAACGGTGTGCCCATGATGCAAAAGATCACAGCGACAGGGTGCGCTGTGACCGCCCTTATTGCGGCTTTTGTTGCCATCGAACCTTCAGATGCCCTTGTCGCAGCAGCATGTGCTCTTGCCGTCTTTGGCCTGGCGGGAGAGATCGGGATGGAGTCATCTAAGGGCCCTGCCTCTCTCAGGATGCACCTCATTGATGCTCTGTACTGCCTGGATGAGGAAATGGTAACATCTCGAGTCACGATTGCTCTACGACCATGA
- the LOC120706905 gene encoding CASP-like protein 1E1: METSRVKPGFNGVGAGLDGSSRRGGGYMGGVGGPAAGGGRAAAPVDACGVALRVFVLAATLVAAVVMVVDRQTRTIEITLTDTLPPLQVPVTAKWSYSSAFVYFVVANAMVCVFSAAALAACRRRGAVVPVMVGDLLALALLFSAVGAAAEFGILGERGNSHVRWARVCNVYGAFCERAMAAVIVSLLAAFANLVMLMLAILAIHKNSSYY, from the exons atggagaCGTCGCGCGTGAAGCCCGGGTTCAACGGCGTGGGCGCGGGCCTCGACGGCAGCagccggcggggcggcggctacatgggcggcgtgggcggcccggcggccggcggcggcagggcggcggcgccggtggacGCATGCGGCGTGGCGCTGCGCGTGTTCGTGCTGGCGGCGACGCTGGTGGCCGCGGTGGTGATGGTCGTGGACCGGCAGACGAGGACCATCGAGATCACGCTCACCGacacgctgccgccgctgcaggtGCCCGTCACCGCCAAGTGGTCCTACTCCTCCGCCTTCGT GTACTTCGTGGTGGCGAACGCGATGGTGTGCGTgttctcggcggcggcgctggcggcgtgccggcggcgcggcgcggtggtgcCCGTGATGGTGGGGGACCTGCTGGCGCTGGCGCTGCTCTTCTCCGCCGTGGGGGCCGCCGCCGAGTTCGGCATCCTCGGGGAGCGCGGCAACTCGCACGTGCGCTGGGCCAGGGTCTGCAACGTCTACGGCGCCTTCTGCgagcgcgccatggccgccgtcatCGTCTCCCTGCTCGCCGCCTTCGCCAACCTCGTCATGCTCATGCTCGCCATCCTCGCCATCCACAAGAACTCCTCCTACTACTAG